Proteins encoded together in one Lathyrus oleraceus cultivar Zhongwan6 chromosome 5, CAAS_Psat_ZW6_1.0, whole genome shotgun sequence window:
- the LOC127082284 gene encoding uncharacterized protein LOC127082284, translated as MDEQEQEMERFNEELTDLCGNIGQIMEMLQLIRAKMDTQPTIVSKIVNPVINPQPVVTTPTIWPPFGLLYGFVPPQGQSTQHTVPLTTEFNQVILTFAPTTMHTRVQPYFNDHQQVYDIPGMSEEGDERHEKLRENVKTIEKRLRAMEGDHIFGAASREMCLVSGLVIPTKFKTPNLDQYEGATCPKSHLIMYYRNMAAHVDNDKLMIHRFQDSLKGSSSKWYLTLDQTRIRCFQDLSDAFIKQYKYNMDLSPDRRKLLGMSQKDSESFKEYAQRWRETTSQVEPPLTEKELANWFVDTVQPNFFERMVGSVTTSFSNLVVVGIKVELGLKNGKMIIAASDSNNNNNTKKFSSSFHKKKEGETNAVMGSRRKNQSWKKQQSFAQQ; from the coding sequence ATGGATGAGCAAGAGCAAGAGATGGAAAGATTCAATGAAGAGCTTACCGATCTATGTGGGAATATAGGTCAAATCATGGAGATGTTGCAACTAATACGTGCAAAGATGGATACTCAACCCACAATTGTCTCTAAGATCGTCAATCCAGTGATTAATCCTCAACCAGTAGTTACTACTCCAACAATTTGGCCTCCCTTTGGTCTTCTGTATGGTTTTGTGCCTCCTCAAGGACAGTCCACTCAACATACAGTTCCACTAACTACTGAATTTAATCAAGTGATTCTGACTTTTGCACCCACTACCATGCACACTCGAGTTCAACCGTACTTCAATGATCATCAACAAGTGTATGATATACCTGGTATGTCTGAAGAAGGTGATGAAAGACATGAAAAGCTAAGAGAAAATGTTAAAACTATTGAGAAAAGGCTGAGAGCAATGGAAGGTGATCATATCTTTGGTGCTGCTTCCAGAGAAATGTGCCTTGTATCTGGATTGGTGATCCCCACAAAATTCAAGACACCCAACCTTGATCAATATGAAGGAGCTACTTGTCCCAAAAGTCATCTCATCATGTACTATAGAAATATGGCAGCTCATGTGGACAATGACAAACTCATGATCCACCgtttccaagacagtttgaaAGGTTCCTCTTCCAAATGGTACTTGACCCTTGATCAGACTCGCATCCGTTGTTTCCAAGATTTGTCTGATGCTTTCAtcaaacaatacaagtacaacatggatcTATCTCCTGATAGAAGGAAATTATTGGGCATGTCACAAAAAGATTCTGAATcctttaaagaatatgcacaacGGTGGAGAGAGACTACATCTCAAGTGGAACCTCCATTAACTGAAAAAGAATTGGCAAATTGGTTCGTCGACACAGTGCAACCAAATTTTTTTGAAAGGATGGTGGGTAGCGTGACTACAAGTTTTTCTAACTTGGTGGTCGTGGGTATCAAAGTGGAACTTGGCTTAAAAAATGGCAAGATGATTATTGCAGCTAGTGattccaacaacaacaacaataccaagAAATTCTCTAGCAGTTTCCATAAGAAAAAGGAAGGAGAAACAAATGCAGTGATGGGTAGTAGAAGAAAGAATCAGTCTTGGAAAAAGCAACAATCTTTTGCTCAACAATAG
- the LOC127082285 gene encoding uncharacterized protein LOC127082285: MDFGRKKTQKYTFKSPKLEDLRTLGSLVVDTKAFSKRYGHFLSLLRINMEDGVLSTLIQFYDPVYHCFTFPEYQLMPTLEEYSHLLSVPISSQDPFFDLEEDPKDQDIAKAPHLKMSEIRDHMTTKGKMLGLIAKFLMNKAQYFARMRSVDTFKAIFALLIYGLFVFPSFDDFVAMDSIKIFLIGNLVPTLLVDAYHSVHMRNSYSRVMITCCMLMLYKWFISHLPRSHAFWDLKDGLLWSQKIMSLTHSDIVWYSRDYDGVNIIDSCGGFSNVPLLEKVKIALTKAQRERDAWKNKYQIINNEDEEIKRQWNMKNEEDLSNKKKKVQEDIFSYGVQSGAPWKLIMDKLVLEKAKVEE; encoded by the exons ATGGATTTTGGAAGGAAAAAGACTCAAAAGTACACTTTCAAGAGTCCTAAGTTAGAAGACCTAAGGACATTGGGATCTTTGGTTGTTGACACAAAGGCTTTCAGCAAAAGATATGGACATTTTCTCTCTCTTTTAAGGATCAACATGGAAGATGGAGTTCTTTCTACTTTGATTCAGTTTTATGATCCCGTGTATCACTGTTTCACTTTCCCCGAGTATCAGCTTATGCCAACACTTGAAGAATACTCTCATTTGCTTAGTGTTCCTATTTCTAGTCAAGATCCATTTTTTGATTTGGAGGAAGATCCCAAAGATCAAGACATTGCAAAGGCTCCTCACTTGAAGATGTCAGAGATAAGGGATCACATGACCACAAAAGGAAAAATGCTTGGTTTGATAGCTAAGTTTCTAATGAACAAAGCTCAGTATTTTGCTAGAATGAGGAGTGTGGATACGTTTAAGGCTATTTTTGCTCTACTTATCTATGGATTGTTCGTATTTCCTAGTTTTGATGACTTTGTTGCCATGGATTCCATCAAGATCTTCTTAATAGGAAATCTAGTTCCTACTTTGCTTGTTGATGCCTATCATTCTGTTCATATGAGGAATTCTTATAGTAGAGTAATGATTACATGTTGCATGCTtatgttgtacaagtggtttatttctcacttgcctaGGTCTCATGCTTTTTGGGATCTTAAAGATGGTCTTTTATGGTCACAAAAGATTATGTCGCTCACACATTCAGATATTGTTTGGTATAGTCGTGACTATGATGGAGTTAATATCATTGATAGTTGTGGAGGATTttctaatgtacctcttcttg AGAAGGTGAAGATTGCTTTGACCAAAGCGCAGCGAGAAAGGGACGCTTGGAAGAACAAGTAtcaaatcatcaacaatgagGATGAAGAAATTAAAAGGCAATGGAACATGAAGAATGAAGAAGATCTCTCCAACAAGAAGAAGAAGGTGCAAGAGGATATATTTTCTTATGGCGTTCAGTCAGGTGCTCCTTGGAAGTTGATCATGGACAAGCTTGTGCTCGAGAAGGCTAAGGTGGAAGAATAA